One genomic segment of Candidatus Dependentiae bacterium includes these proteins:
- a CDS encoding ankyrin repeat domain-containing protein, with product MHYFLFVSLLVSGFSSLAMNPSDQLLAACETGNIQQAVNVLIAGADVNSQNRYGVSPLIAAAYNNNSDLVKLLLNKGANLNLKTHLNYIKMPGYSALHAALSSLLLADDNASARLLIAAGIDPFIESGRVVAKLTSGSYLNSLKGQEALDLARENQPIVVVKLIAEYRDLVSEARLNPSLRALERAVELGMYSLVGPLLKVVSVSYEQEKKYAQITKQNYLKAKQSNDLAGMFIYQKIGMILRECLDPMGPEYRISTTSIVGAYGLPVDVVNSIRQNL from the coding sequence ATGCACTATTTCTTATTTGTGTCTTTACTTGTTAGTGGTTTTAGCTCTTTAGCTATGAATCCCAGCGATCAACTTTTAGCAGCGTGTGAAACCGGAAATATACAGCAGGCTGTTAATGTATTAATAGCAGGTGCTGATGTTAATAGTCAAAATAGGTATGGCGTTAGCCCGCTTATAGCAGCTGCTTATAACAACAATAGTGATCTTGTTAAACTGTTACTAAATAAAGGGGCTAATCTTAATCTTAAAACTCACTTAAATTATATTAAAATGCCAGGTTATTCTGCTCTTCATGCGGCTTTAAGTAGCCTATTGCTTGCTGATGATAATGCCAGTGCGCGGTTGCTCATAGCGGCAGGGATAGATCCTTTTATAGAATCTGGACGAGTAGTGGCTAAGTTAACATCAGGTTCATATCTTAATTCTTTAAAAGGACAAGAAGCTTTAGATTTAGCTCGAGAAAATCAGCCTATTGTAGTTGTAAAGCTTATTGCAGAGTATAGAGATTTAGTTAGCGAAGCTCGCCTCAATCCCTCTTTAAGAGCTTTAGAGAGAGCCGTAGAGCTAGGCATGTATAGCTTGGTAGGTCCATTACTTAAAGTTGTTTCTGTAAGCTACGAGCAAGAAAAGAAGTATGCGCAAATTACAAAGCAAAATTATTTAAAAGCAAAACAATCTAATGATCTAGCAGGTATGTTTATTTACCAAAAAATTGGCATGATCTTAAGGGAATGTTTAGACCCTATGGGTCCTGAGTACAGGATATCTACAACCAGTATAGTGGGAGCTTATGGCTTGCCTGTTGATGTTGTAAATAGTATTCGTCAGAATCTATAA